The genomic window TCTTTGGCAAGACCATCAGGGTACTTTTTATTGTTCTTATAATAGGCATCGCAAACTTCTGTCGTGATGGTAAACCCTGGAGGTACGGGAATACCCAGATTGGTCATTTCCGCAAGATTGGCTCCCTTGCCACCGAGCAGGTGTTTCATGTCAGACTTCCCGTCAGCAGAGCCATTGCCAAAGAAATAAACATACTTAGGCGCCATCCAGCTACTCCTTTCACTATGATATGTATATAAAATTACTATACACAAAAAGCACGGTTTTTGTGCCTGAATTGCACAAGAAAAGGGAAATTATGCTATCAAAAACAAATTTAACACGCAAGAAAATTTCATGAAAGACCAAAAGTTATATGAAAATGAAAAATAATATGATACCATAGGGTAGCAAAGCTGCAACGAAATAATCACCAGCGCGTAAAATAATCCGTATCAGACGCTCAGGCAAACAGAATTACCCGTTTTTCCCGTCTTTATTACCGTTTTGACGAAAAAACCATGGGGCGTGTTATTGGGATAACCGAGGTGTTCAGGAACCGGAACTTTTTAAAGCTCTGGATCGGGCAAATAGTATCCGCACTCGGTGATCGATTCAACCAAATGGCGTTATTAGGGCTCATGATAAAAAAGGGGGGGAATGTAGGGCAGGAATTATCGAAGATTACTTTTTGGAGCATTCTGCCTTTTTTTGTGTTTAGTCTTTTTTCTGGTGTCCTTTCTGACCGATGGTCAAGAAAACGCATCCTGATAGGCTCAGATATAGCCCGGATTTTTTTGGTATGCTCCATGCCCTGGGTTATCCGCGATCCAGCCTGTGTTGCTCCGGCCTATCCCGTAATCTTTGCCATAGGTATTTTCACCTGTCTCTTTTCTCCGGCAAAATTTTCAATCATTCCCAATCTTGTTGAGAACCGCCACCTCCTGATCGCAAATTCCCTGATTGCGTCCTCCGCGCTCTTAAGCGTTTTGGCCGGCACTGCTTTAGGGGGTATTATTTTTGATTCGATGGGATTTCAGGCATCCCTGTACCTCAATGCCGCAACCTATCTTTTCTCTGCATGCGCCCTGTGGAAGCTCACGGTAAACGAAAAGAAACGCCCCGCAGGGAAGGGCATGGCCTTTGTTTTTACGGATATCAAGGAGGGTATGAAATATCTCTGTCGCGATGGCAGACTGATAATTCTCATTTTTTTTGGTGCATTTTTCTGGCTTCTCGGCATAAGTTTTTATATCGTACTATCCGATTTTGCCGGGAAGGTATGGGGGTTTACTTCCTTAATGCCTCTGGGACTCATCTTCTCCCTGCTTGGTGGCGGGCTTGTTACCGGCGCCGTTTTGACGGGTAAGTATGGCGATCGGGTGAAGAGAAATATCCTTTATACCGGGAGCGTTCTGATGCTGGCATGCGGCATAATAGTTGTTGCCGTGGTATCATCATATACAGCAGCTTCGTGCACGGTTTTCTTTGTTGGAATTGCCGGCGGGGCATTTCTTGCCCCCATCAATGCGGATATCCAAAAGATTACCCCCGACGAGTTACGAGGCAGGTCTTTTGCCTGTAAAGATATCATTATGAACGCCACCATGATCGCGCCGATACCCGTTATCGGCAAATTAACAACCTTCATTGCGGCCAGAGAAATGATGCTCTCGGTGGGCATTGGAGGGCTTCTGGCCGGTATCTTCGTGGCATGGCAGAGTGTCAAGCTGAATGCCATACAGGAGTTTGCACGGGAAGATAGATAATTGCAAGCGGGCCGTCCTCATTTCCTAAGTATGAAAAAAAAGAGAGAAAATACCGATCACGAAAAGGCTGCGTTTTTTCCCGGCATGCTTTCTCGCCTTCGTGAATTCCTGAATAATTGCTTCTTCTTTGTGCTCAAGACAACGGGCGTTGTGTTATTAAAGGTTTTTTTTCATATCCAGGTGCAAAATGCAGGATATATCCCCCGGGAAGGGCCTCTTATTGTTGCTGCGAACCACTTCAGTTATATGGATCCCGTGGTACTGCAAGCCATGTTTCCAAGACGTATCGCTTTTATGATGACGGAGATCTATTATGAGGGTCGTGGAAAATGGCTTTTTCAATTACTGCATTGTATTTGTGTCACAGAGAAAGGCTCAAACAGGGCTGCGCTGAAACAGGGTATGACGGTGTTGAAAAAAAACGACGTTTTAGGCATCTTTCCCGAAGGCGGAGTGAGCCGGGAGGGTCTCCTTCAGGAGGGAAACCCCGGTATCGGTTTTCTCGTCGCAAAGAGCGGGGCGCCCGTCATCCCGGCATTTATTTCCGGTACGTATCAGGCATTGCCAAAGGGCGCAAAGATACCGAGAAGTACCCGGATTACCATAATTTTTGGCAAGCCGATGGCTTTTGAAGATATGAGTGAGTGGGGAACAAAGAAAGGGTTTGAGGAGATTGCAAAGGTAGTTATGGAGCGTATTGCAGCGCTGGCTCTTTCTGACAAACGAACGGAGTAACTGCGGGAGCTTGTTTAAGACCATGCAAAAGAATGAAATACTCAGCGATTTATCGCGCTATAGAGAAGAATTTATCCTGGGCCACAGCAATACCGCGTGCCTGCTTATCCATGGGTTTGGTTGTGGACCAATTCAGATGCGGGAACTTGCGGAAAAGTTATCTCAGTGGGGCTTTACCGCCCGGGGCATACTCCTTCCGGGGCATTGCAAAAATATGGGTGGTTATTCATCAACCGCACATCACGACTGGATTGCAAAGGTAGAGTCTGAATATCATCAGTTAAAGAGGGTATACCGGGAGGTCGTTGTTATCGGGTTCTCCCTCGGTGCGCTCCTGACCTTGCAATTGTCTATCCGCTATTCCCCGGAAAAAATAATCCTCATGGGCACCCCCCTGTATTTACTCCGGAAGTATCTGCCGGTGCCTTTGGCAATCAGGATATGCAAGAATTTTATGAAAAAGGTAAAAACCCGGCAGAGGCGGTGTTATATGGAATCGGAAGGATATACCGGTTACCTGCGCCAGCCTGTCGATACCCATTTTTCAATCCCCGCTTTATACGGGCTTACCGAGATCATGAACGTCGTCAATACCGGATTGCAGGAGGTACGGTCGCCCGCGCTGGTTATCCATTCCAAAAAAGACCTTCTTGCTGCCCCCGCAAGCGCACAACACGTGATGAGACATCTTGGCTCCGACTACAAACGGCTGGTCTGGCTTGAACGAAGTCATCACCTGGTAATGTACGACAAGGAAAAGGATAGGGTTTTTCGGGCAATAAAAGAATTTGTAACGGATGCCTGACCCGACCGCATCAGGCATGGCTGCCATGTTCAGGTGATCTCAAACTCCGCGATGACGGGGGCATGATCCGACTCCGGAAATTTCACGTCCTGCCGGAATGCGCCTGATTCGTCCGGTAATGCCTCATTGTGAATCTCAGCGTTCCGGAAGAATCTCAGCAATGGCCTTGAAACGATGATGTGATCCAGCATTTCACCCTTTCCCAGGTGCAGTAGTGAAAACCGGGAGGATTCAGGAATATTCTTTTCGCAGGGTATCATGATGCGGGGCGCGTGTTCCGAATTTCCCGTTTCCTCAACGGGTCCGCAAATCGCCTGTACCGGCACTTCGTCTGCCCCGGCATTAAAATCACCGCACAGGGCAATCAGGGTGTCTTCTCCCTGCTGATCGAAGATGTCATCGATCAGCAGCCTTGCCTGCAATGCCTGTCCTACGCGCTTCATGGACGAGATGAAACTTCCTTCTGCCCATGCCGACACCGTTTTCCAGGTGGAGTTGTCAAGCTTTTGTCCCGGAATGCTGGAAG from Candidatus Brocadia sp. includes these protein-coding regions:
- a CDS encoding alpha/beta fold hydrolase; its protein translation is MFKTMQKNEILSDLSRYREEFILGHSNTACLLIHGFGCGPIQMRELAEKLSQWGFTARGILLPGHCKNMGGYSSTAHHDWIAKVESEYHQLKRVYREVVVIGFSLGALLTLQLSIRYSPEKIILMGTPLYLLRKYLPVPLAIRICKNFMKKVKTRQRRCYMESEGYTGYLRQPVDTHFSIPALYGLTEIMNVVNTGLQEVRSPALVIHSKKDLLAAPASAQHVMRHLGSDYKRLVWLERSHHLVMYDKEKDRVFRAIKEFVTDA
- a CDS encoding MFS transporter yields the protein MGRVIGITEVFRNRNFLKLWIGQIVSALGDRFNQMALLGLMIKKGGNVGQELSKITFWSILPFFVFSLFSGVLSDRWSRKRILIGSDIARIFLVCSMPWVIRDPACVAPAYPVIFAIGIFTCLFSPAKFSIIPNLVENRHLLIANSLIASSALLSVLAGTALGGIIFDSMGFQASLYLNAATYLFSACALWKLTVNEKKRPAGKGMAFVFTDIKEGMKYLCRDGRLIILIFFGAFFWLLGISFYIVLSDFAGKVWGFTSLMPLGLIFSLLGGGLVTGAVLTGKYGDRVKRNILYTGSVLMLACGIIVVAVVSSYTAASCTVFFVGIAGGAFLAPINADIQKITPDELRGRSFACKDIIMNATMIAPIPVIGKLTTFIAAREMMLSVGIGGLLAGIFVAWQSVKLNAIQEFAREDR
- a CDS encoding 1-acyl-sn-glycerol-3-phosphate acyltransferase, producing MKKKRENTDHEKAAFFPGMLSRLREFLNNCFFFVLKTTGVVLLKVFFHIQVQNAGYIPREGPLIVAANHFSYMDPVVLQAMFPRRIAFMMTEIYYEGRGKWLFQLLHCICVTEKGSNRAALKQGMTVLKKNDVLGIFPEGGVSREGLLQEGNPGIGFLVAKSGAPVIPAFISGTYQALPKGAKIPRSTRITIIFGKPMAFEDMSEWGTKKGFEEIAKVVMERIAALALSDKRTE
- a CDS encoding endonuclease/exonuclease/phosphatase family protein — its product is MFLRIATYNLENLDKGPNVVPALADRIRIMRPQLQRLRADILCFQEVNSQGASDSRTLAALDDLLAGTEYAGFHRETTSTTSGALYDVRNIVTLSRFSFAAPAQIIRDSSGPRPQYQMATANPPDTLANPIEWERPMLYTQIRVATGMNLHLINVHLKSKLASSIPGQKLDNSTWKTVSAWAEGSFISSMKRVGQALQARLLIDDIFDQQGEDTLIALCGDFNAGADEVPVQAICGPVEETGNSEHAPRIMIPCEKNIPESSRFSLLHLGKGEMLDHIIVSRPLLRFFRNAEIHNEALPDESGAFRQDVKFPESDHAPVIAEFEIT